In one Xiphophorus couchianus chromosome 17, X_couchianus-1.0, whole genome shotgun sequence genomic region, the following are encoded:
- the slc38a4 gene encoding sodium-coupled neutral amino acid transporter 4, whose protein sequence is MPGVRELMELRRVPMETDDDSTASLDEHFRGSIDVEKSTIASSQYMDENDDGEEDRFLSNGLMKKKKKYEEEEYHPGHASFGMSVFNLSNAIMGSGILGLSYAMANTGIVLFTILLVAVAILSLYSVHLLLMTAKEGGSLIYETLGHKAFGWPGKMAAFVSIIMQNIGAMSSYLFIVKYELPEVIRAFLRLEENSGEWYLNGNYLVVFVSIGIILPLSLLKNLGYLGYTSGFSLSCMVFFLAVIIYKKTQLPCPLPFMYSSNLSTNASDMSRLYALRHNMSQMDFSQADVSPVVTSNQGDHHATGVHYEPHPDDEEMCRPKYFVFNSQTAYTVPILAFAFVCHPEVLPIYSELKDRSRKKMQRVSNLSILAMLIMYMLSALFGYLTFYDFVEAELLHTFTKVYKFDTMLLLVRLAVLTAVTLTVPIVLFPIRSSITTLLFKGRDFSWTRHLVIAALILAFNNMLVIFVPTIRDIFGFIGASAATMLIFILPAAFYLRLVKSLPYNSWQKVSAAVFLAVGVVFMIGSLFLIVLDWIHHPPGTSHAH, encoded by the exons ATGCCTGGGGTTAGGGAGCTCATGGAGCTGAGGAGGGTCCCCATGGAGACTGATGATGATAGCACCGCCAGCCTGGACGAGCATTTCAGAGGCTCCATTGATGTGGAGAAGTCCACAATCGCCAG CAGTCAATACATGGACGAAAATGACGATGGGGAAGAAGACAGGTTCTTATCGAATGGgctgatgaagaagaagaagaaatatgaGGAAGAAGAATAT CATCCGGGCCACGCTTCCTTCGGCATGTCGGTCTTCAACCTGAGCAACGCCATCATGGGCAGCGGCATCCTGGGCCTGTCCTACGCCATGGCCAACACCGGCATTGTTCTCTTTAC AATCCTCCTAGTCGCTGTGGCCATCCTCTCCTTATACTCCGTTCATCTTCTCCTCATGACGGCAAAAGAAGGAG GATCTCTGATCTACGAGACGCTGGGGCACAAAGCGTTCGGTTGGCCGGGGAAAATGGCTGCCTTCGTATCGATAATCATGCAAAACATTGGAG CCATGTCCAGCTACCTCTTCATCGTGAAGTACGAGCTCCCTGAAGTCATCCGAGCCTTCTTACGCTTGGAGGAGAATTCAGG GGAATGGTACCTAAACGGCAACTACCTGGTGGTATTCGTGTCCATCGGAATTATTCTGCCGTTGTCCCTCCTGAAAAATCTGG gTTACCTGGGCTACACCAGTGGTTTTTCACTGTCTTGTATGGTCTTCTTCCTGGCTGTG ATTATCTACAAGAAGACCCAGCTGCCCTGCCCTCTCCCTTTCATGTACTCGTCCAACCTCAGTACGAACGCCAGCGACATGTCCAGGCTGTACGCGCTACGACACAACATGTCGCAGATGGACTTCTCGCAGGCCGACGTCTCCCCAGTGGTCACCAGCAACCAGGGCGACCACCACGCCACGGGCGTCCACTACGAGCCTCACCCCGACGACGAGGAAATGTGCCGGCCCAAATACTTCGTCTTCAACTCTCAG ACTGCATACACGGTCCCCATCCTGGCCTTTGCATTTGTCTGCCATCCTGAGGTGCTGCCTATCTACAGCGAGCTAAAAGA TCGCAGCCGGAAAAAAATGCAGCGCGTCTCCAACCTGTCCATCCTCGCCATGCTCATCATGTACATGCTGTCGGCTCTGTTCGGCTACCTCACCTTTTATG ACTTTGTGGAGGCCGAGTTGCTGCACACCTTTACCAAAGTTTACAAGTTTGACAccatgctgctgctggtgcgCCTGGCTGTCCTCACCGCCGTCACGCTCACTGTCCCCATCGTGCTTTTCCCT ATCCGCTCCTCCATCACCACGTTGCTCTTCAAGGGCCGTGACTTCAGCTGGACCCGCCACTTGGTGATCGCCGCGCTCATCCTGGCCTTCAACAACATGCTGGTCATCTTCGTTCCCACAATCAGGGACATCTTTGGCTTCATCG GTGCTTCTGCAGCTACAATGCTCATCTTCATCCTTCCTGCTGCCTTCTACCTCCGCCTGGTTAAGTCGTTACCATACAACTCCTGGCAGAAGGTTTCG GCGGCGGTCTTCCTGGCCGTGGGGGTGGTCTTCATGATTGGCAGCTTGTTTCTTATCGTTCTCGACTGGATCCATCACCCACCCGGCACCAGCCACGCCCACTAA